TGCACAGCGGCCCATCAACGACGCGCACCACCGTTTCACCGGCTAGCACCTGCTCAATGGCGCTGTTCGCATGTGGCGTTATGCGCAGGTTGATGCCTGCTTCTGGCAGGACGAGGGCACGCCCACCAACTCGCAAGCGTGATGGGGCTGAGCCGGGACAGTTTGTCTGTGCATGAGTAGAGGGCAATCCCCCCATGATAAGCAGTAAGACGATAAAGCAGGTTGCTATAGAGCGCTGCATGTTGACGTTCCTGTCGGGCGTGGTCGTCAGGGGCCTGGCTGCCACTGCACACCCTTGATGAGTGATGAATCAAATTCCTTAAAGCGCGCTTCGCCAAGGCGCTCCAATTCTGCACGGACGGCGAAGCTCTCCGCACGTAGACGGGCGATATCGATGCCCTGGCAGGTATCTGGCAGCACGAGCAGCCATTGTACACTGCGCTGGAGCATCTTCAGAGCGCCCCGATAGTTGCCCCGTTCAATCTGATAATAGGCGATGCCTACCTGTAAAACAGCTCGGTACAGGTCGCGTACTGGACCCTCCGTTTTCATCCACTGTTCTTCGAAGAGATCATGCTGTTTGTAATACTGTCCCTCGTTGAACTTTTGGACGCCTTGTTGGGCGAGTTCTGGCAGGGCTTGCTGGCACTCACAATCGAGCAGGGCTTGCCATTCACTATCTGGCAGGCGAGCATATTGTTGGATGGTTCGCTGCGGGTTTTTGAGCAGATCCTGAGGTGCGAGGGCAATATCCGCTCCTTTGAGTGTACTCACTGCGCGTTGTTCATGGTCCTCGCTGATGAGTGCAATCGGAATGCGACGCGTTGCCGGGCTGGTTTTAGGTGTGGTAGCCCAGCTTGCCCAGCTATCGTCATTGCCATCAATCAGCACGAGTGCTGCCCGCGTTTCGATGAGCGTGTTCATATACGTGCCGGGTTGTGTAAGCTGACGTATATCGTAGCTGTCGGCTAAGGAGGTTGTCACTCGGCTGGCCCAATCAGGCTTGCCCGTAATGATGATCGTCGGCTTAGGTTCTTTATCGCTCATGTGATTATCCATCGTTTACAGGGCTAGTATAACAAATCTGGCAGGTATCGGCGTGTTCTTTTGCTTCTAGGAAGGCTGCAGCCAGCTATAATAAGGGCGTGATTCATAATGGAATCAATGATGGAATCAATGGCAAAAACCAAAGAAGCAAAAACGAGGAGCGCTCATGCAGAAGTGGGAATATCTGGTGATTTATATTGCAGATAGCAAGGTCGCGCCGGATAGCAGCGATTTTGATAACGCGCTGGATGCGGATACTTATACCGATAAGCTCAATGTTTATGGGCAAGCAGGCTGGGAACTTGTTAGTTTTGAGTGGCAGATTGATGGGGCTAAAGCCGCTTTAAAGAGGCCCGTCCAGAGCTAAGGTCTGGCGTTATTTACAGAAGTCGAGCTCCTACAAATCTAGCCCAGGGTGAGGCCTGCAAAGACGCGTTGAATGGCATCATCTTCCCAGCCAAGCATGATCGGTAGGTAATTGACAGCCTGCGGCGCGAACCACACAGCCGATACGATCTCGGCGGGGTCCGGGTGAATGAGCATCGTCTGCACTTCTGCATGGAAGACGTGATGATGCCGGTTGAGGCCTTCCCGCTGTTGGGCCCATATCCCTACTTTGCCCGCTAAGGTGGCGAAGACGCCCAACTGTTCGTACAGCACACGTAAGAGGGCATCTCCCAGGGAGGCGGTGTCTGTTTCTTCAATGTCACCCCCTGGCAGCTCCCATGCGCCCTGGCTCTGTGGCCCGGGATGACGATGTTGGACCAGCAGAACGTGATTCTTGTAAGTCAAGACGCCTCGGACGGTATCCGGGAATATATAAGGCACAGGTTGTGTACCACTCACGATGAAGAGCTTTCTAGGCGTGTATGATCCGCTAGCCATGTCGCAATTTCCGGGGTGTCGATGCGCCCCTGGGCGACTTCCAGGGTAAATTGGCGTATCTCATCATCGGTCCAGGTGGGCACGACGCCGTTACTACCCAGGAACAACTCAACAGCACGTACGGCTGTGCGCTTATTGCCATCAGCAAATAAGTGATGGTATGCCAGCGAATGCATTGTCGCGGCGGCTTTATCCAATAAGGTTGGGAATTGCGGTTGCCCGTATAAGCTCAGCAGCGGGCGGTTCGCAGCAGAACGCAGCAGGTGACGCTCGCGCACATAGGGCAAGCCGTTCGTCACCTCTTCGTTGATGTTATATAGGTCGTTGACCGTCAGATACACGATGGGCTTATCGTCCTTATCGTTCTGCGAGTTCATTGAGCAGCCATTTCTGTTCTTCAATGATCTGGTCAATTATCATCGTATCATTTGCTAAGTCAGGTTCTGGCGCGGCTTCTCCTGGATCCAGCTTTAACCACTCCGAAAACTGATCAAGCGTCGTGCGGCCTTCCGCCAGGTCTAAAATCATCGTTAGCGCGGTTGGCATATCCCACTGGACGCGCCAGCCGTTAACATGC
The Phototrophicus methaneseepsis DNA segment above includes these coding regions:
- a CDS encoding type II toxin-antitoxin system death-on-curing family toxin, translated to MNSQNDKDDKPIVYLTVNDLYNINEEVTNGLPYVRERHLLRSAANRPLLSLYGQPQFPTLLDKAAATMHSLAYHHLFADGNKRTAVRAVELFLGSNGVVPTWTDDEIRQFTLEVAQGRIDTPEIATWLADHTRLESSSS
- a CDS encoding DUF309 domain-containing protein translates to MSDKEPKPTIIITGKPDWASRVTTSLADSYDIRQLTQPGTYMNTLIETRAALVLIDGNDDSWASWATTPKTSPATRRIPIALISEDHEQRAVSTLKGADIALAPQDLLKNPQRTIQQYARLPDSEWQALLDCECQQALPELAQQGVQKFNEGQYYKQHDLFEEQWMKTEGPVRDLYRAVLQVGIAYYQIERGNYRGALKMLQRSVQWLLVLPDTCQGIDIARLRAESFAVRAELERLGEARFKEFDSSLIKGVQWQPGP
- a CDS encoding DUF4177 domain-containing protein, producing MQKWEYLVIYIADSKVAPDSSDFDNALDADTYTDKLNVYGQAGWELVSFEWQIDGAKAALKRPVQS
- a CDS encoding NUDIX hydrolase → MSGTQPVPYIFPDTVRGVLTYKNHVLLVQHRHPGPQSQGAWELPGGDIEETDTASLGDALLRVLYEQLGVFATLAGKVGIWAQQREGLNRHHHVFHAEVQTMLIHPDPAEIVSAVWFAPQAVNYLPIMLGWEDDAIQRVFAGLTLG